In the genome of Chryseobacterium oryzae, one region contains:
- the traM gene encoding conjugative transposon protein TraM: MDIKKINFKDKKYVLPLLALPFIFLFAYVGAQFVKEEKPKEKPKELSISLGESQDSIMNKNDAYDAFFKKDDNRTMLGGLDKEQDSLLSYEDQLSLSQKRKIDSLKAVNSRQNQYQANGNLSSYYNPKHEKDDQDYKRSSEIIKMLNEKSYGKQESNYADTPKENKQSVQQDPVKYLKQQMLVMDSLEKARDPDYQNKLSAENKLKANKEKMVEFLNSTFNVSKSGINNDFNAVYKEKENSFIKAVIDEDNKGFLGSRIRFRLLEDIFVGNKKISKGSILYGQISGFTMQRVDLKIISVFAKGEILPINLSIYDVDGMKGLYVPQSVFRDMIREMGSNSVQGTQMDMGGEGFFTTIGSKLFTSTSKSIANLIKTNKANLKYNSYVFLIDEKQLKESQTQSKP; this comes from the coding sequence ATGGACATTAAAAAAATCAACTTTAAAGACAAAAAATATGTTCTGCCACTCCTTGCCTTACCATTTATATTTCTGTTTGCCTATGTAGGCGCTCAGTTTGTGAAAGAGGAGAAACCGAAGGAAAAACCAAAAGAACTTTCTATTTCACTGGGCGAATCGCAGGATTCTATTATGAACAAAAATGATGCATATGATGCTTTCTTTAAAAAAGATGATAACAGGACAATGCTCGGTGGACTTGACAAGGAGCAGGATAGTCTATTAAGTTATGAGGATCAGTTATCCTTATCACAGAAAAGAAAAATAGATTCTTTAAAAGCTGTGAACTCACGACAAAATCAATATCAGGCTAATGGAAATCTGTCATCTTATTATAATCCTAAACACGAGAAAGACGACCAGGATTATAAAAGGTCATCCGAGATTATAAAAATGCTGAATGAAAAATCCTATGGAAAGCAGGAAAGTAATTATGCAGATACGCCGAAAGAAAATAAACAAAGCGTCCAGCAAGATCCCGTAAAATATCTGAAACAGCAGATGTTGGTAATGGATTCCTTGGAAAAAGCACGAGATCCTGATTATCAAAATAAATTGTCAGCAGAAAATAAGCTTAAAGCCAATAAAGAGAAAATGGTAGAGTTTCTTAATTCAACATTTAACGTCAGCAAATCAGGGATTAACAATGATTTTAACGCAGTTTATAAGGAGAAGGAAAACAGTTTTATCAAGGCGGTTATTGATGAAGACAACAAAGGATTTTTAGGAAGCCGGATTCGGTTCAGATTACTCGAAGACATTTTTGTCGGCAATAAAAAAATTAGCAAAGGTTCAATTTTATATGGTCAGATCTCTGGATTTACAATGCAAAGAGTGGATCTGAAAATCATTTCAGTATTTGCTAAAGGGGAGATTTTACCTATCAACCTTTCTATCTATGATGTTGATGGGATGAAAGGTCTGTATGTTCCACAAAGTGTATTCAGAGATATGATTCGCGAGATGGGAAGCAATTCCGTTCAGGGAACCCAGATGGATATGGGAGGAGAAGGATTTTTTACAACCATCGGGTCCAAATTATTTACATCCACCTCCAAATCAATCGCTAATCTGATCAAAACCAATAAAGCCAATTTGAAGTACAATTCTTATGTATTTCTAATTGACGAAAAACAGCTGAAAGA
- the traK gene encoding conjugative transposon protein TraK: MLIKNLEQRIKINKIVSLGAIAFAVFIVVAGFLFAYTLIQDSRKSIYILDNGVPVLAKQTDVLLNRPVEYKAQIELFHRLFFTLAPDDSYIKENIQKSLYLIDDSGKKEYTNLREKGFYNQIVASSSMVSIHTDSISLDRENSKFQFFGKQMITRKSSVITRKLFTEGFFEDIIRSPNNPHGVLLKNWRIINNEELSNQTKNSY, translated from the coding sequence ATGCTTATTAAAAACTTAGAACAAAGAATAAAGATCAATAAGATAGTTTCATTGGGAGCGATTGCGTTTGCTGTTTTTATTGTCGTAGCAGGATTTCTTTTTGCTTACACATTGATTCAGGATTCAAGAAAATCGATTTATATTTTGGATAACGGCGTTCCGGTTCTTGCCAAACAAACCGATGTCCTATTGAATAGACCAGTGGAATATAAAGCTCAAATAGAACTATTCCATCGCTTGTTTTTTACGTTAGCTCCCGACGATTCCTATATAAAGGAAAATATTCAAAAATCCCTTTATCTCATTGATGACAGCGGTAAGAAAGAATATACCAATTTGAGAGAAAAAGGTTTTTACAATCAGATTGTTGCTTCCAGTTCAATGGTAAGTATTCACACGGATTCCATTTCCTTGGACAGAGAAAACAGTAAGTTTCAGTTTTTCGGAAAGCAGATGATAACCAGAAAATCATCTGTCATTACCCGGAAATTATTTACCGAAGGATTTTTTGAGGATATCATCCGGAGTCCCAACAATCCTCACGGCGTGTTGCTCAAAAACTGGCGGATTATTAATAACGAAGAGCTTTCCAATCAAACTAAAAATTCTTACTAA